One Streptomyces sp. SAI-135 DNA segment encodes these proteins:
- a CDS encoding TetR/AcrR family transcriptional regulator, with product MDAREKILEAAAELLAGASAADVSTRAVCEKAGVGAPMLYRLFGDKAGLLAAVVDRGFEQYLASKRAARPSADPVEDLKSGWDNHMRFALEHPSHYRLMYSPELTVPPAAAQEAHDLLHGILERCAAEGRLTVPPALATQMIMSANVGAALSMLTRPEQYADPKFSQRLRDAVLDSVTRPADTGTGTVAGAAREDGSVPVAAATLAARLRADLPPALTSAEAALLQQWLEELAEG from the coding sequence ATGGATGCGAGGGAAAAGATCCTGGAGGCGGCCGCCGAGCTGCTGGCCGGCGCGTCGGCGGCCGATGTCTCCACGCGCGCGGTGTGCGAGAAGGCCGGGGTGGGCGCGCCGATGCTCTACCGGCTCTTCGGCGACAAGGCCGGTCTGCTGGCGGCCGTGGTGGACCGCGGGTTCGAGCAGTACCTCGCGTCGAAGCGGGCGGCCAGGCCGAGCGCGGACCCGGTCGAGGACCTGAAGAGCGGCTGGGACAACCACATGCGCTTCGCGCTGGAGCACCCCAGCCACTACCGGCTGATGTACTCGCCCGAGCTGACCGTGCCCCCGGCGGCCGCCCAGGAGGCGCACGACCTGCTGCACGGCATCCTCGAACGCTGTGCGGCCGAGGGGCGGCTGACGGTGCCGCCCGCCCTGGCCACACAGATGATCATGTCCGCCAATGTCGGGGCGGCCCTGTCGATGCTGACCAGGCCCGAGCAGTACGCGGACCCGAAGTTCTCGCAGCGGTTGCGCGACGCGGTGCTGGACTCGGTGACCCGGCCCGCCGACACCGGCACTGGCACCGTCGCCGGCGCGGCCCGGGAGGACGGCTCGGTGCCCGTCGCGGCGGCGACACTCGCGGCCCGTCTGCGTGCCGATCTGCCGCCCGCCCTTACGAGTGCGGAGGCGGCGCTGCTCCAGCAGTGGCTGGAGGAACTCGCCGAGGGCTGA
- a CDS encoding SDR family oxidoreductase, whose translation MTTQPRTEQRVAIVTGGSRGIGRQIAERLAADGFAVVVGYAGNKAAADDAVRAVEEAGGTACAARADVADETAVAALFDLAEARYGGVDTVVHSAGRMPLSPIAELDLADLDALYRTNIRGTFVVDQQAARRLRPGGALVNLSSSVVGLAFPGYGAYAASKGAVEAVTLILARELRGRDVTVNAVAPGPTATDLFLDGKDEETVARLAAQPPLERLGTPKDIADVVSFLVSPAGHWINGQVLRANGGII comes from the coding sequence ATGACCACTCAGCCCCGGACGGAACAGCGTGTCGCGATCGTGACCGGCGGCTCGCGCGGCATCGGTCGGCAGATCGCCGAGCGGCTCGCCGCCGACGGTTTCGCGGTCGTCGTCGGGTACGCGGGCAACAAGGCCGCCGCGGACGACGCCGTGCGCGCCGTCGAGGAGGCGGGCGGCACGGCCTGCGCCGCCCGCGCGGACGTCGCCGACGAGACCGCCGTCGCCGCCCTGTTCGACCTCGCGGAGGCGAGGTACGGCGGTGTCGACACGGTGGTGCACTCCGCGGGCAGGATGCCCCTCTCCCCGATCGCCGAGCTCGATCTCGCCGATCTCGACGCCCTGTACCGCACCAACATCCGCGGCACCTTCGTCGTCGACCAGCAGGCCGCGCGTCGGCTGCGCCCCGGTGGCGCGCTCGTCAACCTCTCCAGTTCGGTCGTCGGGCTCGCCTTCCCCGGCTACGGCGCCTACGCGGCCAGCAAGGGCGCGGTCGAGGCCGTGACCCTGATCCTCGCCCGTGAGCTCCGCGGCCGTGACGTCACCGTCAACGCCGTGGCCCCCGGCCCGACGGCGACCGACCTCTTCCTCGACGGCAAGGACGAGGAGACCGTCGCCCGCCTGGCGGCGCAGCCCCCGCTGGAACGCCTCGGCACCCCGAAGGACATCGCCGACGTCGTGTCGTTCCTGGTGAGCCCGGCGGGCCACTGGATCAACGGCCAGGTGCTGCGGGCCAACGGCGGCATCATCTGA
- the ligD gene encoding non-homologous end-joining DNA ligase: MTLPLIPPMLATPGTLPPASQDARWAYETKQDGQRVVAYLTGDGEMVLRARSGEDITAAYPELRPLGTALGSTPAVLDGEILALDEQGRADFQLLQPRMQLAHSPGRAARRAAEAPVHLVLFDLMHLGRRSLLTLPYVRRRARLDELQLAGARWSTPAALVGHGEQALRATREHGLEGLVCKRLDSPYEPGVRSRAWIKIRNMRSEDVVVGGWLPGKGRLTGLPGAVLVGQRGEGRLRYVGSVGTGWSETERTELASLLAAAATDACPFDPVPRVPGARWVLPRLVGEVRYSTRTRAGLLRQPSWLRLRPDLAPEDSSADLPDAPS, translated from the coding sequence GTGACCCTGCCGCTGATCCCGCCCATGCTCGCCACCCCCGGCACCCTGCCGCCCGCCTCACAGGACGCGCGCTGGGCCTACGAGACCAAGCAGGACGGCCAGCGGGTGGTGGCCTACCTCACCGGCGACGGCGAGATGGTGCTGCGCGCCAGGTCCGGGGAGGACATCACCGCCGCCTACCCCGAACTGCGCCCGCTGGGCACCGCGCTCGGCAGCACGCCCGCGGTGCTCGACGGGGAGATCCTGGCCCTGGACGAACAGGGCCGCGCGGACTTCCAGTTACTGCAACCGCGCATGCAGTTGGCCCACTCCCCCGGCAGGGCCGCACGCCGGGCGGCCGAAGCACCCGTGCACCTCGTGCTGTTCGACCTGATGCACCTGGGCCGGCGTTCCCTCCTCACCCTCCCCTACGTGCGGCGGCGGGCCCGTCTGGACGAACTGCAGCTCGCCGGAGCCCGCTGGTCCACCCCGGCCGCCCTCGTGGGCCACGGCGAACAGGCCCTGCGCGCCACCCGTGAGCACGGCCTGGAGGGCCTCGTCTGCAAACGCCTCGACTCGCCGTACGAACCGGGAGTGCGCTCCCGCGCCTGGATCAAGATCCGCAACATGCGCAGCGAGGACGTCGTCGTGGGCGGCTGGCTGCCCGGCAAGGGCCGGCTCACGGGCCTGCCGGGCGCGGTGCTCGTCGGGCAGCGGGGCGAGGGCCGGCTGCGGTACGTCGGCAGCGTGGGCACCGGCTGGAGCGAGACGGAACGCACGGAGCTCGCCTCGCTGTTGGCGGCCGCGGCGACGGACGCGTGCCCCTTCGATCCCGTGCCGCGGGTCCCGGGCGCGCGCTGGGTACTGCCCCGGCTGGTCGGCGAGGTCCGCTACAGCACCCGTACCCGGGCGGGGTTGCTGCGGCAGCCGTCCTGGCTGCGGCTGCGGCCGGATCTCGCGCCGGAGGACTCCTCGGCCGACCTCCCCGACGCGCCCTCGTGA
- a CDS encoding NPP1 family protein has product MSSPSFKKHRTRWFTGLAGAAALVLAFPAAAFAAPPTALPANAESAELTYQPAFDYDTDGCYPTPAIGPDGTINGGLKPTGSLSGDCHDASDLDNTNTYSRYKCNNGWCAYMYGLYFEKDQALANSSIGGHRHDWEHVVIWVQNGAVQYVSTSNHGSFTVSAASGVRFSGTHAKIVYHKDGISTHCFRLANSNDEPPENAKGTWQYPPLVGWNGYPSGLRDKLSAYDFGSANFGLKDANFAAHLSSAKPSGISFDPNA; this is encoded by the coding sequence GTGTCGTCACCGTCGTTCAAGAAGCACCGCACGCGATGGTTCACCGGACTGGCCGGCGCCGCGGCGCTCGTGCTCGCCTTCCCCGCCGCCGCGTTCGCCGCCCCGCCGACGGCGCTGCCCGCCAACGCCGAGAGCGCCGAGCTCACCTACCAGCCCGCCTTCGACTACGACACGGACGGCTGCTACCCGACGCCCGCCATCGGCCCCGACGGCACGATCAACGGCGGTCTGAAGCCGACGGGTTCGCTCAGCGGCGACTGCCATGACGCCTCGGACCTGGACAACACCAACACGTACTCGCGCTACAAGTGCAACAACGGCTGGTGCGCCTACATGTACGGCCTGTACTTCGAGAAGGACCAGGCGCTGGCGAACAGCAGCATCGGCGGGCACCGGCACGACTGGGAGCACGTCGTGATCTGGGTGCAGAACGGCGCGGTCCAGTACGTGTCGACGTCCAACCACGGCTCGTTCACCGTCAGCGCGGCCTCCGGCGTCCGCTTCAGCGGCACCCACGCGAAGATCGTCTACCACAAGGACGGCATCAGCACGCACTGCTTCCGGCTGGCCAACTCGAACGACGAGCCGCCGGAGAACGCCAAGGGCACCTGGCAGTACCCGCCGCTGGTCGGCTGGAACGGCTACCCCTCGGGGCTGCGCGACAAGCTGAGCGCGTACGACTTCGGCAGCGCCAACTTCGGCCTCAAGGACGCCAACTTCGCCGCCCACCTGTCGTCGGCGAAGCCGTCGGGGATCTCCTTCGACCCCAACGCCTGA
- a CDS encoding questin oxidase family protein, producing the protein MDTTETSDTSGHLEEALDRVHAAGPEREGWLSNHAPMVVEALAAHGQAGAVHRWLDLYRDKLEDFPDRTDPVTDDNWRSALGEPRRIADWTDYYSRSLAERPWQDVLAEWWPRLLPGMYGGATHTVIRVGHAVRAVRAKENTPRLTELAHALGYWAARHQPVTGLAELPGARTAADALEAVPAIEPGHLGFRNRLAAVHRLPMWARDVTDPDTAKERLTELVRAATHRYATHGHGEPTMLVHAATAPNAVLRTLDSLPRDQWVPSLHAAWTASAAVTAMYAPAAPVAYVPPARLTAQEVVARALAHGDEHVIKLTDTALDIGDEQALAAALRSVELSEPLT; encoded by the coding sequence ATGGACACGACCGAAACGAGCGACACGAGCGGGCACCTCGAAGAGGCCCTGGACCGCGTCCACGCGGCAGGGCCGGAGCGGGAGGGCTGGCTGAGCAACCACGCCCCCATGGTGGTCGAGGCACTCGCGGCGCACGGGCAGGCCGGCGCGGTGCACCGGTGGCTGGACCTGTACCGGGACAAGCTGGAGGACTTCCCCGACCGCACCGACCCCGTCACGGACGACAACTGGCGCTCGGCACTGGGCGAACCGCGCCGGATCGCGGACTGGACCGACTACTACTCCCGCTCGCTCGCCGAGCGCCCCTGGCAGGACGTCCTCGCCGAGTGGTGGCCGCGCCTGCTGCCGGGCATGTACGGCGGTGCCACCCACACCGTCATCCGCGTGGGCCATGCCGTCCGCGCCGTGCGGGCGAAGGAGAACACGCCCCGGCTCACCGAACTCGCGCACGCGCTGGGCTACTGGGCGGCACGGCACCAGCCCGTGACCGGGCTCGCGGAACTGCCGGGCGCGAGAACGGCCGCGGACGCCCTGGAAGCCGTACCCGCCATCGAGCCGGGCCACCTGGGATTCCGCAACCGCCTGGCCGCCGTACACCGGCTGCCCATGTGGGCGCGCGACGTCACCGATCCGGACACCGCGAAGGAGCGGCTCACCGAGCTCGTCCGCGCGGCGACCCACCGCTACGCCACCCATGGCCACGGCGAGCCGACCATGCTCGTGCACGCGGCGACGGCGCCCAACGCGGTGCTGCGGACCCTGGACTCCCTGCCCCGCGACCAGTGGGTGCCGAGCCTGCACGCCGCCTGGACGGCCTCGGCGGCGGTCACGGCGATGTACGCGCCCGCGGCACCGGTCGCCTACGTCCCTCCCGCGCGGCTCACGGCGCAGGAGGTCGTGGCACGCGCCCTGGCCCACGGCGACGAACACGTCATCAAGCTCACCGACACGGCCCTGGACATCGGCGACGAGCAGGCCCTCGCGGCCGCCCTGCGCTCGGTCGAACTCAGCGAGCCGCTGACCTGA
- a CDS encoding GNAT family N-acetyltransferase: MTGAPLVRQAVRADLPAVAELAARHAEYERAAPPPRDLPDRLAALLFDTPAPRLRCLVAELPDGTLAGYATCAPELSTWEGREYLHMDCLFLLPGHRGLGLGVLLMDAVVAEARTLGLEEVQWQTPTWNDGAMRFYDRLGARPRQKVRYSLPVGP; the protein is encoded by the coding sequence ATGACCGGCGCTCCCCTGGTCCGGCAGGCCGTGCGCGCCGACCTGCCCGCCGTCGCCGAACTGGCCGCCCGGCACGCGGAGTACGAGCGGGCGGCGCCGCCCCCGCGGGACCTGCCCGACCGGCTGGCCGCGCTCCTCTTCGACACCCCCGCGCCCCGTCTGCGCTGCCTGGTGGCCGAACTCCCGGACGGCACACTGGCCGGCTACGCCACCTGCGCGCCCGAACTCTCCACCTGGGAGGGCCGCGAGTACCTGCACATGGACTGCCTGTTCCTGCTCCCCGGGCACCGCGGTCTCGGACTCGGCGTGCTGCTCATGGACGCCGTGGTCGCCGAGGCCCGCACGCTGGGACTGGAGGAGGTGCAGTGGCAGACACCGACCTGGAACGACGGGGCGATGCGGTTCTACGACCGCTTGGGCGCCCGCCCCAGGCAAAAGGTGCGCTACTCCCTACCCGTCGGACCCTGA